A region of the Thermodesulfatator atlanticus DSM 21156 genome:
TTGCCGGAGATGCTGCCGAGGGCATCATCCTACCTGCCGGAAAAATCCTTGTTGCAGACCAGCTTCCTGATTCCGACCCCCAGAAAAAACTACTTCTTGATTACATTGCCAAATACAAGGCCCGCTATGGTGAAGAACCCTCAACTTTTGGAGGGCACGCCTACGACGCCTTTTTGCTTTTAAAAACCGCCCTTGAAAAAGCAGGCGCTGACAAAGCAAAAATCCGCGAGGCCTTGGAAAATGTCAAAGGGATTGTTGGTATTCACGGCATCTTTAACATGAGCCCCACCGATCATAACGGCCTTGATGAAAAAACCGCTTTCGTGCTCATCCGCATTGAAAACGGCAACTGGAAACTCATGAAGTAATAAGCAAGGGGGACGATCCCCCCTTGCTTATTCGGCATCGTGTTTTAAAGTCACCCCTCAAATTATTTTTGGTTTCGGACAGTAAATGAGTGAAGCGCTTCAGTTTATCCTATCAGGCCTTACTAACGGGGCAATTTACGCCTTAATTGCCCTGGGGTTCACCATTATCTACAACGCCACGGAAGTTATCAATTTTGCGCAAGGTGAATTCGTAATGCTTGGGGCCATGTTCATGGCCACGTTTTGCTCCCTGGGGCTTCCAATACCACTTGCCTTTTGCTTAGCGGTAGTTCTTACCGCGATTTGTGGCATAATCGTAGAAAGACTTGCTATTTACCCTGCAAGGCACGCAAGCCACATCACCCTTATCATCATAACCATTGGCGTATCGATACTTATAAAAGGCATTGCCATGTTTGTGTGGGGTAAAAATCCCCTGCCTGTGCCTGCCTTTGTGGGGGAAAAACCCCTTCATTTTCTCGGAGCAACAATTATTCCCCAGAGTCTTTTAATCCTGGTGGTAGCAATTTTAGCAGTCCTTTTGCTAGAGGCCTTTTTCAAAAAAACCCTTACCGGAAAGGCCATGCGAGCCGCAGCGGTTAATCGTCTGGCCGCAAGGCTACTTGGCATCCGCGTAGAGCCTCTGGTGCTCCTTGCCTTTGCCCTTAGCGCAGGCACCTCTGCGGTGGCAGGAGTTATTATCTCGCCTATCACCTTTGCCACCTACGATATGGGCACCATGCTTGGGCTTAAGGGCTTTTGTGCCGCGGTATTTGGTGGGCTTACCTCAAGTACCGGGGCTGTCCTGGGTGGCTTTTTCTTGGGGGTAATCGAGGCCCTTGCCGCAGGTTTCATCTCTTCGGCTTACAAAGATGCCGCGGCCTTTGTCATACTCATCCTCATGCTTTTTCTTAAGCCAGAGGGGCTTTTTGGAAAAAAGGAGATCAAAAAGTTATGAGAAACCACTACCTGGCCCTCATAGCCCTGGCCATCATCATTTTTGCTTTTGGGTTTTTAAACCATAACGACTACTATTTTAACGTCTTGAATATTCTCTTTTTAAAGGGCCTCATCGTGATAGGACTTTCTCTCCTGATGGGTTATGCCGGGCAGGTTTCCCTTGGCCACGCAGCTTTCTATGGGCTTGGGGCCTATACTTCTGGAATCCTTACAACTAAATACGGCTTAAGTTGCCTGGCAGCCCTTGGCGCCGCACAACTGGTTACCTTCTCGGTGGCATTGGCACTTGGGCTGCCCGCACTGAGATTAAAAGGCCACTACCTTGCTATGGCCACCCTAGGCTTTGGCGTAATCATTTACGTAATTTTTAAAGAAATGATTTCCTTAACCGGCGGGCCTTCTGGCCTGGTAGGGATTCCGCCGTTAGAGCTCTTCGGCCTAACCTTTATAGAAAGTCGCCATTATTACTTTCTATTCGGTGCGGTGTTATTAGTTTTTCTCTTGGTTGCCTTGCACATCGCACATTCTCCTTTTGGCCGAAGCCTTTTGGCCTTACATGACAGTGAGCCTGCCACCATGTCCCTTGGTTATGACACACGCAAACTTAAGCTCATTGTTTTTGTCTTTTCCGCCTGTCTGGCAGGGCTTGCAGGAAGCCTTTACGCACACTTTGCCATGTTCATCGCTCCCACCAGCTTTACCTTCTTACATTCAGTGAAGTTGGTAACCATGGTAGTAATCGGAGGCATTGCAAGTATTTGGGGAGCCCTGCTAGGGGCAGTGGTTCTTACCATTCTTCCCGAGGTGCTAACGATCTTTGAAGACTACGACGTCTTAATATTTGGAACTATTCTAATCTTAATAATGATATTCTTACCAGAAGGCCTATTTAAAGGTCTGGGAAATCTCCTGTGGCGTTTTAAAAAAGCGTAGCCACTACTCTTTAAAAACTAATATAAATTAGGTAAAGTATTGTCATGGCAAAAAGAAAAATTCGCATTTTAGGAGACCCGGTTTTAAGAGAAAAGGCCAAGCCAGTTACCGAGATAAACGGCGCTTTGCAGCAGCTAATCGACGACATGGCTGAAACCATGTATGAAGTAAAAGGCTTAGGGCTTGCTGCCAATCAAGTGGGAGAGACCTTAAGGCTTTTCGTGTTAGACCTTAAGCAGCGAGAGGGCGCTCCAGAGCTCATAGTTTTTATTAACCCGGAAATCGTCGAAGCAGAAGGCGAACTCTTTGAAGAAGAAGGATGTCTCAGCATTCCGGGATATAGCGCCAAGGTTAAACGTAAGGCTAAAGTTTTAGTGCGCGCTCTAGATAGAGAAGGAAATCCCTTTGAAATGGAACTAGAAGGCCTTGGGGCACGTGCCATTCAGCACGAACTGGACCACTTAAACGGCACACTTTATATCGACTATCTCTCCACCCTTAAAAAGAATCTTTTCAAACGTTGGTGGAAAAAACACCGACCAAAGTAATTTTTTAGGCTTAACATAAAAAAGAGAACCAGCGGGCCGTCTATCTCAGCGGGAGGGGCGGGCGAGACATTTAAGGACGGGCCCGCTGGCACGAAAAAGAGACAAAACCAGACACCATCCCCCATCAATTTCTGTTATAAATATTTCAAATAACCAACAAAAAAAGCCCTTGGGTTTCCCCAAGGGCTTTCGTGGCCCAACGGCGATTATAAGGATATCTTTTTCTTCCTCACTGTCAAGAGCCTAATAAACTAATCGATCAAAGAGCTGAATCCCTTAACTTGAGACCTTTGCAAAAAATGCCAGGACCAGTTGCAAGGATGCGTTTTTTTTTCTTCCGAAAAATAGGAACGGATCCCAAAAAGTGTTTTACAGGTCTCTTAACTTAAAAATCTTGAAGCGCAGCGGAAAATGTTTAATATCGGCTAAGAGCGCCTAAGTTGCGAGGAGGGCTATGACGGAAGCTCGAGGAGAAATAAGACCTCTTGCGGTTGCCTTGCACGGAAGGCCATTTGCGGCTTTTCCCCTGCACCCTACCCTTCTTGAGACGCTAGAAAAAAACGGCTTTACCAAAAGTACCATTATCCAGGACTTATTCTTACCCCAGGCGCTGAAGGGGCATGATGCCATTGTCAAGGCAAGGCGCGGCAGCGGAAAGGCCCTTGCTTACATCATCGTTATTCTTGACCGGCTTTTAAGAGAAGAACCCAAAGGACTCCATTCGCTGGTGCTGGTAACTAATCCCGAGCGGGCCCTGGAACTTACAAATTTTGTTAAGGGCCTTGCTAGGGATTTTCCTTTTAGTGCTACAGCCTTTGCTTCAGCAGATAAAATTCCAGAAGACCAACTTAAAGCCGTTGAAAAAGGCGCAAACGTAATTTTCACCACGCCTCATTGGCTAAACCGCCTTCTTAAATGGAAGCTTATTCCAACGCAACAGCTCAAAGTGCTTGTGCTTGACGAATTCGACCAAATGGCCCTTGAGAACAAAACATTTCTTGAAAACCTTTTGGCAAAACTACCTCTGCCAGGGGAACGCCAGGGCCTGGTATTTATGGAAAACCTACGTTACGAAGCCCTGGAAACTGCTTACAAGTTTCTAAAAGACCCAGATGAAATCTACATTGAAATTGGCAGAGAGGATTTTAACGAACTTGAGCTTAGCCTTATCCACGTGAGCAGAGAAGAAAAATTTATGCTCCTTTTGGGGGTCCTTGCGCAACACGGATGGCAGAAGGCCATTATTTTTGTTAACAACAAGCTTGAAGCCCAAAGTCTTTGTGACGAATTAAAAAAGATTGGCTTCCGCGCGG
Encoded here:
- a CDS encoding branched-chain amino acid ABC transporter permease, coding for MRNHYLALIALAIIIFAFGFLNHNDYYFNVLNILFLKGLIVIGLSLLMGYAGQVSLGHAAFYGLGAYTSGILTTKYGLSCLAALGAAQLVTFSVALALGLPALRLKGHYLAMATLGFGVIIYVIFKEMISLTGGPSGLVGIPPLELFGLTFIESRHYYFLFGAVLLVFLLVALHIAHSPFGRSLLALHDSEPATMSLGYDTRKLKLIVFVFSACLAGLAGSLYAHFAMFIAPTSFTFLHSVKLVTMVVIGGIASIWGALLGAVVLTILPEVLTIFEDYDVLIFGTILILIMIFLPEGLFKGLGNLLWRFKKA
- a CDS encoding DEAD/DEAH box helicase, which encodes MTEARGEIRPLAVALHGRPFAAFPLHPTLLETLEKNGFTKSTIIQDLFLPQALKGHDAIVKARRGSGKALAYIIVILDRLLREEPKGLHSLVLVTNPERALELTNFVKGLARDFPFSATAFASADKIPEDQLKAVEKGANVIFTTPHWLNRLLKWKLIPTQQLKVLVLDEFDQMALENKTFLENLLAKLPLPGERQGLVFMENLRYEALETAYKFLKDPDEIYIEIGREDFNELELSLIHVSREEKFMLLLGVLAQHGWQKAIIFVNNKLEAQSLCDELKKIGFRAVFLKPDLGPEYRLRFLKQFAGQDADILIATDAGCRFIQQDGVPLLINYDLPESAEEFRQRALKVADNGKIISFCDEDGAFYLEFIEKDLGFKIPVIFPEPEDKWFLSPVIVKEMLSKREKSLATKRQARPRAAKQQKKPIRPTRRPIKPKKPGP
- the def gene encoding peptide deformylase produces the protein MAKRKIRILGDPVLREKAKPVTEINGALQQLIDDMAETMYEVKGLGLAANQVGETLRLFVLDLKQREGAPELIVFINPEIVEAEGELFEEEGCLSIPGYSAKVKRKAKVLVRALDREGNPFEMELEGLGARAIQHELDHLNGTLYIDYLSTLKKNLFKRWWKKHRPK
- a CDS encoding branched-chain amino acid ABC transporter permease; translation: MSEALQFILSGLTNGAIYALIALGFTIIYNATEVINFAQGEFVMLGAMFMATFCSLGLPIPLAFCLAVVLTAICGIIVERLAIYPARHASHITLIIITIGVSILIKGIAMFVWGKNPLPVPAFVGEKPLHFLGATIIPQSLLILVVAILAVLLLEAFFKKTLTGKAMRAAAVNRLAARLLGIRVEPLVLLAFALSAGTSAVAGVIISPITFATYDMGTMLGLKGFCAAVFGGLTSSTGAVLGGFFLGVIEALAAGFISSAYKDAAAFVILILMLFLKPEGLFGKKEIKKL